The Microbulbifer sp. TB1203 nucleotide sequence CACCTCGGCGCCGCACAGTACAGCCACCTATTTGAACGCGCCCTACGCGGTGAAGTCTGACCCCCCGGGACCGCGGAGCTGTTTGCCTTGAGCGCTGAAGGCTCCAGCTCCGCCACATCCCAAGGAGAAAAAAACTATGCGCTACTTATTCGCTTTGATATTCACCCTAACCACCAGCACCACCCTGGCCCAAGACAATATCCGCACAGCAATTTTCGCCGGCGGCTGCTTCTGGTGCATGGAACCGCCCTACGACAAACTCGAAGGCGTACTGGAAACCACCTCCGGCTACAGCGGCGGCCATGTAAAAAATCCCAGCTACGACCAGGTTTCCGCCGGCAACACCGGCCACGCGGAAGTGGTTCGGGTGAAATACGACGCGGACAAGATCGGCTACGAAGAATTGCTGCAAGTATTCTGGCGCAACGTGGACCCTCTGGACGCAGGCGGCCAGTTCTGCGACCGCGGCAGCCAGTACCGCAGCGCCATCTTCTACGGCAACGAGAAAGAGAAAAAACTGGCGGAGGCCAGCAAAGAAAAAGTGGCAAAAAAGCTCGACGGAAAAATCGCCACCGAAATCGTCCCCGTCAGCAAGTTCTATCCCGCGGAGAAGTACCACCAGGACTACTACCAGCGCAATCCCATCCGCTACAAGTACTACCGCTTCCGCTGCCGACGCGACCAGCGCCTCGAGGAAGTGTGGGGAGGGTAGGGTGCGCCGCGCGCACCGGCCAGAAATGTAGGATGGGCAAAGCGCAGCGTGCCCATCATCCAGGGCTTTGATGGGCACGCTGCGCTTTGCCCATCGTCATTCCGGCGAAGGCCGGAATCCAGAAACCCGCGACTGCTCTGGACTCCGGCTTACGCCGGAGTGACGAAATGGACTTATTCAGAGGTTCCTTAAGCTGCCAAGTTAATCCCGTCACAAATCCATCGAGAGACTCCGCGGCTTTCATCTTTTCATCACACTTCCCCTGGCAAGCTTCCTGCCTGGAAATCCTGTTCGCCTTTGCGAACGGCCCGGCCGCGGGAGTTGTGCGGCCTCCATACTGCAAATAACAAGGAAAGATATGATGAAAACCACAATCGTGTCGCAGCTTGCGCTGTGGCTCACCCTGCTGGCCGGCAGCGTCCAGGCCGACGACCTGATTATCTCCGAATATATCGAGGGCAGCAGCTTCAACAAGGCGCTGGAAATCTACAACGGCACCGGCAACCCGGTGAACCTCGGCGATTACACGGTGGAAGTCTACTTCAACGGCTCCACCTCCCCCGGTGCGAATATCACTCTCAGTGGCAGCCTGGCCGACAACGAGGTATTCGTGCTCGCGCACTCCAGCGCCGATGCCGCGGTACTGGCCCAAGCCGACCAGACCTACGGCGGCAGCCTGTTCAATGGCGACGACGCGGTGGCGCTCGTCGGCCCGGGTGGGTTTGTGGATGTGATCGGCCAGATCGGCGTGGACCCGGGCAGCCAGTGGGGCAATTCCACCATCGGCACCCAAAACCAGACCCTGCGCCGCAACGGCGAGGTGCTGGGAGGCCGCACAGACGGCAGCGGGGCCTTCGACCCGTCCTTGGAGTGGACCAGCGCCGGCCAGGACAATTTCGATGACCTGGGGCAGCACAATGGCGATGGCGGTAACGGCGGCGGTGATGGTGGTGTCGACCTCGGCCAGTGCGGCGATCCCGCCACCCTGATCAGCGCCGTGCAGGGCACCGGTGCCGCCAGCCCCCTCGCCGGTGAACGCCACGAAATCGAAGCCGTGGTGGTGGGGGATTTCCAGGATACCGCCAGCGGCCTGGGCGGCTTCTTCCTACAAGAAGAGGACTTCGATCAGGACGGCCTGGATACCACCTCTGAGGGCCTGTTTGTCTACGACAGTGGCTTCGGCGTCGACGTGAATGTGGGCGACCTGGTACGCGTCGGCGGCCAAGTCACCGAGTATTTCGATTTTACCGAACTCAACCAGGTGGACGGCGTCGCCGTGTGCGGCAGCGGCTATAGCGTTACCGCCGCGGAAGTGAGCCTGCCGTTTGCCGACGCCGATCACGCGGAGCGCTACGAGGGCATGCTGGCGCACTTCGCGCAGACACTGACCGTCAATGGCAACTACAACCTGGGCCGCTACGGAGAGCTGGATCTATCAGCAGGCCGCCTATACACGCCCACTCACATCGTCGAGCCGGGCCCCGCCGCTCAGGCCCAGCAGGCCGCCAACGATCTCAACCGTATACTGCTCGACGACGGCTCCACGGTGCAGAACCCGGAGGCCATTCCTTATCCCGCCCCGGGCCTCAGCGCCGACAACAGCCTGCGCGCCGGCGCCACCCTAACCGGCCTGCGCGGCGTGATCGGCTACGGTTTTGACGCCTACCGTGTTCACCCGGTGGAAACGCCGCAGTTCGCCGATCTTGAGCCGCGCACCACCTCGCCGGTACTGCCCGGCGCCGGCAGTTTGCGCGTTGCCAGCTTCAATGTACTCAACTATTTCAATGGCGACGGCCAGGGCGGCGGTTTTCCCACTTCACGCGGCGCCGATACCGCGGAAGAGTTCCAGCGCCAGCGGGACAAAATCGTCGCCGCCATCCGCGGCACCGGTGCGGATATTGTCGGCCTGATGGAAATCGAGAACGACGGCTACGGCACCGACAGCGCGATCCAGGACCTGGTCAACGGCCTCAACGCCGCCGCCGGCAGCCAGGTCTACGCCTTTGTGGACCCGGGCTTGGCGCAATTGGGCAGCGATGCGATCACCGTGGGTATCGTCTACCGCAGCGACCGGGTGCAACCCCTCGGCGCCGCCGCCACCCTGGACAGCTACCCCTTCGACGACCTCAACCGCCAGCCGCTGCTGCAGGCCTTTACCGAACTGGCCAGCGGCGAATCCCTCGCGGTGGCAATCAACCACTTCAAATCCAAGGGCAGCTGCCCACGCGATGGCAGCCTCAACGATGACCAGAACGACGGCCAGGGCTGCTGGAACCAGGTCCGCACCCAGGCCGCCGACGCCCTGGCGGACTGGCTCGCAGCCGATCCCACCGGCACAGGCACCGAGAATGTTCTGATCCTCGGCGACCTGAACAGCTACGCCCGGGAAAACCCCATCACCGCACTGCAGGACGCCGGCTACACCAACCTGCTCGCCAGCTTCCACGGCGACGCCGCCTACTCCTACGTGTTCCAGGCCCAGGCCGGCTACCTGGACCACGCCCTCGCCAACGCCGCCCTGGCACCGCTGGTCACCGGCGTCGCCGACTGGCATATCAACGCCGACGAGCCGCGAATACTGGACTACAACACCGAGTTCAAGAGCGTGGCCCAACTGGATTCCCTCTACAACGCCGACCCCTACCGCGCCTCCGACCACGACCCGCTGGTGGTGGAGCTGGACCTGAGTGCCGGCAATGTGGCCCCCGTTGCGGACTTCATCACGGAGACGCAGGGCAAGCGCGTCAACTTCACCGATACCAGCAGCCACAGCGACGGCAGTATTGTTGGCTGGCACTGGAACTTTGGCGATGGCCACTCGAGCACTGAGCAGAACCCCAGCCACCGCTACCGGCAGAACGGCACTTACACCGTGACCCTGCAGGTAGAGGACGACCGCGGTGCACAGTCCAGCGCACAGCGGGAACTGCTGGTGGAAGACGGCAGCACCGGCCCCAAAGCCCGCTTCACCCTGTGGCGTTTCTTCAACTGGGTCTGGGTATTCGACCGCAGCCGCTACGACGGTGACGGCGAGCTCAGCTACCACTGGGATTTTGGAGACGGCCGTGAAGCGCAGCAGCCAAATGCCTGGCACCGCTACGGCCGCAAGGGTAGTTACGAGATTACCCTGACTGTGAGCGATGGCGCGGGGCGCGAGGGCAGCGCGAGCCGCAGGGTTGCCATCGGTAGGGCTTGGTAGTTGCTCTAATTCTTTTTATGCACCCCTCTCCCGCTTGCGGGAGAGGGGCCGGGGGAGAGGGCCTAAATCGATTCACGTTACGCGGCCTGGACAAGGTCCAGGGGCAATGGCGGATGTTCTGCTTGGTGCATAACATTGAAAAGCTGATGAATTATGGAGCGATTCAATGAGCCAGAAGGCTCTTGACGAAGCCTCTCGATTGACTGCGCAGATTGGATGACTATATGGAAGGAGTGTGTTTAAATCGGGCTCAATGATCAATCAAAATATGGCTGGAAGAGCTGATTCTCCGAAATAGTTTTTCTACAGCCTCGTTAAGCTTTCGCAATCCAAAAATAAGGAGAAAAAATGAACAAGTTGTTAAAGATTGTACTGGGGGTAGTTGGTGTTATTACATTAGCGATATTGGCTGTCTTTTATTTAACGTCTGGGATGGTCAAAGTGGCTGATGAATTATTTCTTGCTGCAAGCCAAGGTGATACCGAGAAAGCATATAGTCTATTGTCAGAAGATTTCAAAAACGGAACTTCTAAAGAGGACTTAGAAAAATACTTTATTGTCAATTCTATTAACAATTTCAAAGAAGCAAGTTGGGAATCTAGATCTACAAGTGGTGGGCGTGGTTCGTTAAAGGGGTCAATAACTACCCATTCGGACGGAGTAATTCCAATAACTTTGAACTTTGTTAAAAGCAATGGAAATTGGAAAATTTACTCCATCCAAAAACCTAGTTCAGGGCTTCAATTCGAATCAGAAGTTCAGATTCCGTCGAAAAATGAGCAGTCAATATTAGTCGAAGATTCAATGCAAGCGTTTGCTGAATCTGTTAATGAAAAGAGTATGGAAAAATTTCATTCTACTTTTTCAAGCATGTTTAAGATGCAGTTTACCCCAGAAAAACTTGACGAGGCTTACGGATCATTCTATCAAGCTGGCGTAGATCTAACGGTTCTAAAAGATATAGAACCCGTAATTAGCACTTCTCCAGAAATAGATGACAACGGAATATTAGGGAACCTCTGAATAAGTCCCAGCCAGATGGGGTAAAATAGCATTGAGCCAACGAAAATAGCACAAGCCATGCACCAAGTCAGCTTTGCCGAAGCCGAATACCGCAACAAGCGCCGCAAGACCCGCCGCGAGAAGTTCCTAGAGCAGATGGAATCTCTGGTTCCCTGGGAGCGCCTGGAAGCGAAGATCGAGCCCTTTTATCCGAAGGCCGGGCGCGGTCGCCAACCGTACCCGCTACAGGTCATGCTGAGAATCCATTGTATGCAGCTGTCCTACAACCTCAGTGATCCCGCGATGGAGGACTCACTTTACGAGATTGAGTCCATGCGCCATTTTAGCGGATTGACACTGACAGACCGAATTCCGGATGAAACCACTATCCTTAACTTCCGCCATCTACTTGAACAGCATCAACTTGGTCGCCAGCTATTTGAGGAGATCAATAGCCATCTCAAGAGTCATGGC carries:
- the msrA gene encoding peptide-methionine (S)-S-oxide reductase MsrA, which codes for MRYLFALIFTLTTSTTLAQDNIRTAIFAGGCFWCMEPPYDKLEGVLETTSGYSGGHVKNPSYDQVSAGNTGHAEVVRVKYDADKIGYEELLQVFWRNVDPLDAGGQFCDRGSQYRSAIFYGNEKEKKLAEASKEKVAKKLDGKIATEIVPVSKFYPAEKYHQDYYQRNPIRYKYYRFRCRRDQRLEEVWGG
- a CDS encoding transposase, which gives rise to MHPSPACGRGAGGEGLNRFTLRGLDKVQGQWRMFCLVHNIEKLMNYGAIQ
- a CDS encoding ExeM/NucH family extracellular endonuclease, giving the protein MMKTTIVSQLALWLTLLAGSVQADDLIISEYIEGSSFNKALEIYNGTGNPVNLGDYTVEVYFNGSTSPGANITLSGSLADNEVFVLAHSSADAAVLAQADQTYGGSLFNGDDAVALVGPGGFVDVIGQIGVDPGSQWGNSTIGTQNQTLRRNGEVLGGRTDGSGAFDPSLEWTSAGQDNFDDLGQHNGDGGNGGGDGGVDLGQCGDPATLISAVQGTGAASPLAGERHEIEAVVVGDFQDTASGLGGFFLQEEDFDQDGLDTTSEGLFVYDSGFGVDVNVGDLVRVGGQVTEYFDFTELNQVDGVAVCGSGYSVTAAEVSLPFADADHAERYEGMLAHFAQTLTVNGNYNLGRYGELDLSAGRLYTPTHIVEPGPAAQAQQAANDLNRILLDDGSTVQNPEAIPYPAPGLSADNSLRAGATLTGLRGVIGYGFDAYRVHPVETPQFADLEPRTTSPVLPGAGSLRVASFNVLNYFNGDGQGGGFPTSRGADTAEEFQRQRDKIVAAIRGTGADIVGLMEIENDGYGTDSAIQDLVNGLNAAAGSQVYAFVDPGLAQLGSDAITVGIVYRSDRVQPLGAAATLDSYPFDDLNRQPLLQAFTELASGESLAVAINHFKSKGSCPRDGSLNDDQNDGQGCWNQVRTQAADALADWLAADPTGTGTENVLILGDLNSYARENPITALQDAGYTNLLASFHGDAAYSYVFQAQAGYLDHALANAALAPLVTGVADWHINADEPRILDYNTEFKSVAQLDSLYNADPYRASDHDPLVVELDLSAGNVAPVADFITETQGKRVNFTDTSSHSDGSIVGWHWNFGDGHSSTEQNPSHRYRQNGTYTVTLQVEDDRGAQSSAQRELLVEDGSTGPKARFTLWRFFNWVWVFDRSRYDGDGELSYHWDFGDGREAQQPNAWHRYGRKGSYEITLTVSDGAGREGSASRRVAIGRAW